The Mytilus galloprovincialis chromosome 3, xbMytGall1.hap1.1, whole genome shotgun sequence genomic interval tgttttctgctctttgacacatttcccatttccattctcaatttttaaaatgACGTAACTCTGGTTTACTTCGCATAATGAATGGAAGGTCTAAACAactaaaagttaaagtttttggttaaacgGTGAAATAGAAGGGTTAACACGGTTCCATTGCATTACAGTAGTGACTAAAGATCTTAATTTACAACTTTAGTAAGAATTGTCAAGACAAAACGACGATATGGATTGGTTAAACATGTATATAGTATGAGTATATTACAGATATGACAACAAATCTGTCAAGTAACTTTCGAACACACAGGCTAACGGTTTAGGTTCCGAACAAGGTTTCATTGTTATACTACTAATAAAAACGATAGTCAAGGTTCCTTAACTCCAGCAAGAAATCATTATTCAAAGTTATAGTAAAACATTATCTGTTATGATAGATAAAAATAATCGAAGTCCGTAACTCCTGCAAAAGTCTAAAAATCTACATAACAGTACAATATGGATATGAGAATATGATGACATATACCAATTATCCTTATAAATTAGTAAGTTACTGACCCTTGTAAGTATAACTTGAGTAAACCTATTCCCCTGCAGAACATGATATTGGAACAAAAAGGTGATACCAGGGGGTAAAATATGATAATTCAAGGGACGGCTCATATCACCATGATCACGgcaatattaataaagacaaacacCATAAAAGGAAATTCGATCGCGCAAATCACATTGTATGTCAACTATTTTTACtattccaatatttttttatgaagaacagTGGATTATCAGAAAAATGTGTATACTCAATAATTCTATAAAATACTGCAATATTCACAAATGAGTAGataaaattattaattatttgCCGTTAAATCTCAGAATTGGGATTGAAAGCTACACTTTATTAATATTGTTCATTTTATACTGAAATACTTACTAATCAAGGAAAATGCAGCACACATAATAAACATCCAGTACCACCCTATCACAGATTTCAAATTATCGGATAAAATAGCCCCAATTGGAGAGGTTATCACCTACAAGAAAGGATAAATCCATTACTGTGTATCCATACTGATATCTAAATTCATCTGTTCAAAATGCGACggacttttatttcttttgtctgtccacaaaacaaaaatgtataaacttCACGTGAATaatgtgaaataaaatatgattttgtttagtttattcattagttaaagtgaaataataattggCTTTAAGCAGCCAGTTTGGTTTCAAGTGAGTATGAACTCATTGAATTCGTATCCATGcgaccttcaatttaacccataAGTTAAAGATTGATTACCTATGAAGTACACGTGTTCAGCTATTAAAAGGGAaaagtcaacattgaaagtaaaaaaatggtaaacaatttGATTGACATATTCGATCCACTAAAACCGATTCTTATTCAGGTAAAAACATTGATTAACATATATTCTATACccataatatgaaatcaaacagacatagaaaaattaaattgCACGGGTTCGCTATCTATTTTgtctatttaaatgtttatattaagttATATGATAGTCGTCTTCGGAGGACATGTCGATGATAAATTAGATGGTGACCTTCAATATAGACTACACTACACAAAATGCTGATATATATATCATCGAACGGTAATGCGAATTGCACGGTCATAAAATAGAAATCGAattcaaatgaatattttttaatgaaatgaaacTAAAGTATAAAATCGGAAattgtggttatttttttttatgttaacgtGTAATATGTGTGATATACTTACAGATGCAGTAAATACTAATCCATATATTATTGAATAATTTCTTAGACCAAAAGCTTTCGACGTTGCTGTGGGTAGTAGTGAAAAATTTCccgaaaaacataaaaataataaacaaacataaataagatATAATCCTTTCCCAGATAAACTTGTTAATCCAAATGATAGAGTCAATGCAGCAAAACTTCCACAGGACAACATCATAGCAAGCTGCAAGTAGAGAAACAACGGCAatttttgcaaaagtataaagataAATGTACAGTCAGGAAAATGGGAATTGTCATCTTATGGTTCGTTTCTGTgcgtgttgcattgtcgtttggtttttttttttgcactttagtgtttctgttgttttgtttccttttatatttgatgtgtttaccacagtttaagtttgtaacccggattttttttctcaatcgatttatgactttcgaacagcggtatactactgttgcctttatttatcacccGCCGTAAAATGAATACAGTACACGACACATGGCGTAGACCTGGTTTGCACCAAATTTTCTTTGATTCagttttttgtttatcaaatgtatACAACATGATATAGGTGTGTGTACATAAGTGTTCTGCTTTTGTTTTTGCTTCAATGCTTCAATAAGACATTTTCTATCTGATTCAGGTCGAAAACACAGTAACATTATTATCTTTGGCATTGAAAATGAACATGGTAGAAGTATCATAAGACCTAACTCTTTAAATGCATTGTAGAAACATATTTTACTCAAAAGTCTAACGTTAACAAAACAATGAAAGTCGTCGGATATTGGGGTAAGTCTCTATCTAAACAGTGCTGCCGAAAATTATCATATGTATTGAAAATTGTTCCAATAAAATTTTGGGTGAGATGAGAGAATGATAATTAGGCGGCATACAGAAACCAACATACGAAAACAGACCGAAACCCTGGCCAAATGAATAAAAAGACAGTAATTCCCTGTAgttgttattattttcattaatcatgcattcagttttctcgtttgaattgttttacatttaatatttttcatcgttgaaggccgtacgatgacctataggtTATATTGTCTACGTCATTATGTCTCTGGCCGAGAGTTGTGTTATTCTCAATCAtgccacattttctttaaattttaataaacaaacgaaCAACGTTCACAAAACACTAACCAGATAACtatagagagccgtggtgtagtggttagcacTAATACAAACATAAAGTGGCCTGGTTCGATCCTAGTTCTGgagagaaaatttcagggactgaattttcggctctgcCTAGACACCATTTGCAATTTTGGTCTAGCGTAACGATGATAGTCAGTTGGAAGGGCGCGATACATTGTTGGCCCGTGTTAAGATAGAACAATATCTCTTGTGCGTAAAAGACCCACTTGTAGAGTTCGAAAAGAACAGGtttatgccgctacaaggcagcagtCGTACCAGCAAAGGGAAAAGGGAtaaataagttgcaataacttgtttattatccaatataaataaatatgtttaaacaaactAAAGATATTTAGAAATATGAACCAAGTTGAGCTCCGATGCTCAGGGACGGTAATaagttgtaaatgttttattgcATTACCCTAAATGAGTATTTGTCAGCTAAATGTCCCCACATAATCCTTCCAGAACCATTACATACTGCTGCCAAAGATCCCACTATAGCTAAAAAGTGGTCATCTTTTATAAAACTTTGTCCGTAGGCCTGTTCAAAGGAATTTATAACAAATACATTAATAATAACCatgttaatgtttttaaaaaatgataatgttcatataaaaatagcaagttaaattaaaaaaacaaataggaaTACTCTAACacaaaaattacaaacaaatttgGAACATATTGAGAGAATAATTTAAACAACATGGAATACACAATAGAAAGTTATAGAGTCAACAGCTCCTTTGATCAATTGATATTAATGTGTTATATGCTCGATTATTTTGTCGAATGTATAAATGACTATGAACTGTAGAAATGAAAAGATTatatcaaataataatattttgaagATCTATACACATAGCAGGTCATttacaaatttgatatttactttaattctaaataatctaAAACATATATAGAAATATCTTTAATTGTAGTACCTTATATAGTCCCGACACAAACTGTATACCTTGTCCATTAAACAAGTATATAAACCATAATTGGTAGAAGGCAGTTTTCGTAATTGCTTCTCTCCATGTAAAATTGGGCTCACTTTCTGTACtgcaatgaaatataaaaaaaggacgGTTGCTTTTAAATCACAGTTCAAAGATTCATCAACAGTACTAGTGAATATAAAGTAACTAACAAACACAAAACCGATGCGATCACATTGATTTCAGTTTATTCACCCAAATCATAGACTGTTCTATAAACACTAGTCATGCACAGTGAAATAGGTATCTCACTATTATGTTAATTCCGCTGATATAACTGTTAGTTCTTGAGCCAGTAAGTCGTCAGTGCTTCGATAGTATCATCATTCatttcataatttcatattttaaattttcagtttacATATGATGTAGTTCTCCTGAAACTCAGATTACAACTTCCTCGGTAAAGATAACTTTAGACTGTTTGAATCATGTAATGATACATATAGATTCAATGTATCTTGACTACAAAACCTTTGGTTTAATGAAAACACAATAAAGGTTATTCTACAAACACTGAAGGTAAAGATTGCATTCATTTTGCACTGACAACTAAAGAATACACGTGACATAAGTCTATGTCAATCATTGGAAGGTAATTCTGTCGATAAGAAGATAGCGTCAGTAAACAAAACATCAACGGTTATGTAAGATGCAGCGGTTGGCGAACGACACACACAAAAACAATGATTACATGCACATTATTACATTGGTTATATCTCTTAATATAATTCAACATACTTTTGAACTACACCTTCGTCTTCTTCTGCACCCATATTCTGTTGTAACTGCTGATACTTAATAGAGAAAATAGCATATGACAGAGGCCTTCGTATTATTATACACTCATCATGATCATGAAAGTTAAGAAGTATAGTTTGTAGTTTAATTTgagtttaaccccgccgcatttttgcgcctatcctaaatcaggagcctctggcctttgttagtcttctatgtttttttaattttagttctttaacatgtttttggagtttaatatgacgtccgTTTTTACTGAACttgaacacatttttatttaggggccagttgaggACCACCTCCGGTGTGCGGGAttttctagctgcattgaagacccatcgaCGGCCTctggctgttgtctgctatttggttgcgttgttgtctctttgacatgttccccatttccatttccattttatttcactttattattatcaatataaaaatgaggaCAAATTCTTACTTGATGAGGAGGATCAGCTAACATTAAACATCCAATCAACTGTAAAGCAGCATAACATCCTCCTAACAGAAGGAAACAACTTGGTACTTTTTTCAATACTGCATTTTCTGTaaaatatctacaaaaaaatTACGCTCtatcatattttgatatgagataGTCTTGAgaacaaattatttttgtatatagtTGTTTGGGACAAATAGGAAATGAATGCAATTTGTTACGTCCTAATAAAAGgataatgttttgtttaaactCAGACTCGTGTCCGGCATCCTTGTAAATGTTCTAGGCAGACGCGAAAATGAGTGCATATCATAAACATTAAACCTACTGTGAGATCTCATTTGTTTTTATGTGGTCAATCATGATTTCGGATATAGTTTCAAGTAACAGATAGGATGAACTGGTGTTAAATTATTATAACTTACTTGTCTCCCCCAACTTTCAGATCTGCTTCTTTATTTTCTGGATTAAGAAAAACTGTTTGTATTTGGTCAAATACAAATGCTCCACTACCAAAGCCCGCTACAACTAACCCGCTTACAAGTCCTTTATGTGTAGGAAACCACTATATGAATTAAACATATTAATATCAGATAAAGTCACATAGATATTGCTACATTTGTACACCAGCACATGTGAAGTAGGAACGGCCCTACCGGAGCACATTAGAACACAAAACTTTGTTTCTTGTGGGGGAGGTGTGTTACTCAATATTTAGCTGTTACATATAGTATTTTGTTGACTATCTTTTGGTTCTTTTAGTCGTATTTTATTTTTGCGGTGTTTTGTCGGTTTCTCTTCTATTTGTGAATATTGATTGCCCCTATAATTCGCCTCATTTTTGTATAACTTTACAAATGTTTATGCATATTAGTATAAATATATCATGTAGAACAATGCAATAGGTACCTTTGATAAGGTTTACTATTACCAAATAtcacattaaaaatatatatatatatcattgaacAAAACAGTACTACGACATCAAAATTATTATTATGGGATGTTTGATTACGACAAAATttctgtaatgattttttttgtacttgAAATGTGTGCAGTACCTGTAATCAAAAGGAGTACATTTAGCCTTTATGATTGAGGTTGTTTCTGCTAAAAATGcgtatgtgtataatattatttttgtCATTGAATACCATATGCATGATACTCCAAATGAGGACACAATAAAGCATTTAGGTCTCACCTTATGTCCACAATTGATAGGCACAGCGTAGGCAATTCCAACGCCTAATCCAAACATTAAACCATACGTTGCCACGACAAGCTCGAAAGATTTCTGGACGGAAAAATAAGTCAGGGCGACTCCGCCACTAAAAATGTAGGATAGATTAATTATTCACatagaaaatatacaaaaaaatgtttgtgagcTGCATGGTGAATTCCCCCCTCTTTTTCAACAATTCcgtcaaatgtaaaaataaataattttgtttatgaCAGTCACATTACCCAAGTCACGTGACTCTTATCAGTCAATACTAgataaatacaataaatacattgtacataaataaaaagatcactatcataaaaaatgtaaatatattcgtaaaacaatttcttttaaaatccaACATTTGgtaatgaaaaattataaaagtgAATAAAAGAAACCGTACAAGTACGTTGCGATATccttttacaatacaatgcaacaatatatcttaaatggTCACACGTTGTTTTTAAATTGTGCATGAAGTCTTCTATGTAAAAGATGCTtgcttttctttatttaaattgaacgaaagcatttcttttttttactgtatGTTGATAATGCATGCAAATAGCATAAGTAATCTATgaaagtaaataaaggcaatagtagtatatgagtatatcgctgttcaaagtcataaattgagtgagagaaaaaaatccaggttacaaactaaaattgagggaaacacaaaaagtcatcaactataagtggaaaacaagaaaacaacaGAAAGACTAACGTGCAACAAAatcaaacaccaacatacatagcaTAGTCTATATTTCTGTGTAAATTACCTGGATATCCATGACCCGATCAAGGTAGTCCATCGTGGTCCTATCTTCTCATACATGAATCCTCCGATAAACATAGATGCTCCTTGGCCCATGGCTGCTGAGGAAAATATCCAAATACTTCTGGAGTACGTCAAATCGTTATCGATATCCTTTTGACGAAGATACGATGTTATATAAGGTGTCATGTTgcctaaaatatgaaaataacttCTTAGTATTTCATCATTCAAACGCGAAAagtttccagaaaaaaaaattatgaaattcaatGGTTAGGAATTCACAGGGTTAAAGTAGCAGTTATTTTCCTGCTTTGCATGGACACCACTGCACGAAGGAGATGGTTGGTAGTACAAATTCACAGAGAAATCAAACCAAGGTCGCACTGTCTGATCTACATTAAAGGAGAGAGTTGCGTTTCAGCCTGAATTTTAAAATGAGGCTTCTGTTGTCTACTATTGTACTTATACCGACAATCACGAAagtctttaaattaaaatattctaCAGTGATGGAAGGCCAATACCAATGTCTCTGAACCACATGATCTTGAAACTGACTGTATCTTAGAATGAATTTGGCTGatggtcatgtcaaattaacaaTGTCAGGTTCCATACCATACAAAAATGTATCTGGTTGATTACACAATTTTCGAAATCGTATCAGAAACTGCTTGGCCAAATGGAACCAATCTTTGGTGGAGTtactttaaagtttataaaagtaaCGTCAGTCCTCTCCACAAGTTGACCTATAATTTCTGtgcagtttttattttttacttttttaattgttttgttattagttcatttttttttaatcttatttcaGGTATAAAACGTTTTGTGGTTCCCTCAGTTTCTGTTAGTTACCTTTTTTCTGTCTTTCTTGTTGATTTACTTGTACGAGAAATTAACATCGATAAACTACTGTCGCCTTTTAAACTTGCCCATAAACATCTGAACAATCTCTCTTTAGACCAGGCTTTAGCTCATACGTAGATCGATAACAATAACCCAAAATGAGAGTATTTTGGTAGTCTTTTGCAGTTTTGTAAAGAATGTAGGAAATTTGAAAGCCTAGCATACATatgtaatacaaaatttaaaaaaataccaagCCGACAAATTGGTGGCTTGAGAACAATTATATACAACATGCTATTTGACCGAGCCAAATATGACCGTATCAGACTTTCTCCGTTGTGTCAATATCTGATTCTTTAACAATAGTTGCAATTAAAAACACTACTTTTGATGCTTATAATGTATCTTTTGTATAATACTGTATTTAcagtttatcatatatttcactCCTAATTCCTCTATCTACTTTTAGctatcacttttttttaatatggttAGTTACAAgttatttatatttgattaaaagTAAACGATTATAGTATCATTATTTCTGAAGTATAACAGTATATTCCGCGTACCTTCGGGCTGTACAAGACATCACTTATCCACATTATTAGTAAACATATGTACCTTTGGTAAAATTAACAACCACATGGTTAGTTCTTGCCA includes:
- the LOC143067461 gene encoding apicoplast pyruvate carrier 1-like; translation: MIAKWRGFSVVVAGIIVHLTLGTIYTFGNMTPYITSYLRQKDIDNDLTYSRSIWIFSSAAMGQGASMFIGGFMYEKIGPRWTTLIGSWISSGGVALTYFSVQKSFELVVATYGLMFGLGVGIAYAVPINCGHKWFPTHKGLVSGLVVAGFGSGAFVFDQIQTVFLNPENKEADLKVGGDKYFTENAVLKKVPSCFLLLGGCYAALQLIGCLMLADPPHQYQQLQQNMGAEEDEGVVQNTESEPNFTWREAITKTAFYQLWFIYLFNGQGIQFVSGLYKAYGQSFIKDDHFLAIVGSLAAVCNGSGRIMWGHLADKYSFRLAMMLSCGSFAALTLSFGLTSLSGKGLYLIYVCLLFLCFSGNFSLLPTATSKAFGLRNYSIIYGLVFTASVITSPIGAILSDNLKSVIGWYWMFIMCAAFSLISVIISFKFNVRKSNGQHI